The following DNA comes from Marichromatium purpuratum 984.
GGGATGTCCTTGCAGACACGGGCGTCCTCGTCGCCGGTGACCAGATCGTAGAGTCCCTCGATCGGGTGGGCCTTGCTCATCATCGCTCCCTGTCAGGCCGTCGGCTGGGCCTGGATGCGCTGCCCGTTGATGCCACGCCCGGCGGGGCCGAGCAGGCGCAGATAGGGCTCGACCACGCTCTCCGGGGCGGGGTGCTGCATCGGGTCCTCGCCGGGGTAGAGGGTCGCGCGCATGGTGCAGCGCACCACCCCGGGGTCGATGCTGTTGACGCGGATCTGGCCGGCCTCGCTGGTCTCCTCGGCGAGCACCTGCATCAGCCCCTCGAGACCGAACTTGGCGGCGGCGAAGGCGCCCCAGTAGGCCTTGCCGGTCTGGCCGACGCGATCGCTGGTGAACACCACCGAGGGGTCCGGTGCGGCGCGCAGCAGCGGCAGGCAAGCCTGGGTGAGCATGAAGGGGGCGGTAAGGTTGACCTTGAGCACCCGCTCCCAGTCCTCGGCGTCGTAGTCGTCGATGCGGCTGAGGTAGGGGGTGAAGGCGGCGCAGTGGGCGAGCCCGTCGAGCCGCCCGAAGGTGTCGCCGAGGATGTTGGCCACGGCGATGTAGTCATCCGCGGTGGCCGCCTCGGGGTCGATCGGCAGGATCGCCGGCTGTGGGTGGCCGGCCGCCTCGATGGCGTCGTAGACGGGATCGAGTTCGTGCTCGTCGATCGCCGAGAGCACCACGGTGGCGCCGGCCTCGGCGGCGGCCATGGCGACGGCGCGACCGATGCCCTCGAGCGCGCCGGTGACCAGGATGACGCGGTCCTGGAGTGGTTGGTTCTGTTGTTCCATGGGTCGTGTCTCTCGCTGACTGTTTGGGTCCGCCCCGAGCGCTCGTGGCGTCCGGGGCGATGGATGCGAATGATGCGACAAGACGCCGCCCGTGGCATTGCGTCTTGCCGGTGCGGCGCTCAGCGCCGTTGTTCGCGCCAGGCGTGCCAGAGCTTGCGCAGCGGGGGCAGGGCGATGCGCTGGTCGACCACGGCATAGTCGCTGGCGGCAAGCTCTGCGGCGAGCACTCGGGCGAGCCGGGCGCGGATGCGCACGCTGCGGGCGCGACAGGTGCCACGCTGGGCCTCGGCACGCAGTTGTTCGGCGCGCGCGGCGGTGGTCGCGAGCAGTGTCGGCAAGCGTTCGGGCAACTGCCCCTGGTCGCTTGGCAGCAGGTCGGCACTGATGAAGTCGAGCTGGCCGCGTCGCCACCACCAGCCGCCGTCGCGGATCCCGGCGATCAGCCGGCAATAGGCGCCGAGTGCGCGTGCCTCGCGCAGTGAGGCGGGTGAGCGCTCGCCCTCGCAGCGGGCGAGCAGCTCGAACAGCGCGCCGAGGTCGGTCTCGGCGTGCGCGGCCAGGGCCTCGAAGTGTGGTGGGCAGGGCGCGGCGAGGCGCGCGTCCTGGTGTGCGATCACCTCGATGAAGGGCTCGAGCGGCAGCGCCTGCTCGGCGATCAGCGCCGCCAGCGGTGTGCCGAGCGGGTGGGTCGGCGCGCCGCTGGCGCAGCGCTCGATCTCCTCGCGCCACCAGTCGAGCTTGGCCGCGCCGATCCGCGCCTCGGAGACCGCCTCGGGGATGGCGCGCAGCCGTGCGTGCCACAGCACCAGCAGCGCCAGGGCGTCGCGCCGCGCCGCCGGGGCGAAGCGCAGGGCGTAGTAACGGGCACTGCCGAGCGGGGTGGCGTCGTTGGGGAAGCGCCACGCGGTCTCTGCGGTGGTCACGCTCATGTCGGGGTTCCGGGCAGCCAGTCGAGCAGTGCGAGCGGGTGATCGATGGCGCCATGCGCGCCCCAGCCGTCCGGGTTGTCGTGCGCCCCGAGATAGCCGAACAGGGCGACCAGGGTGCCCATGCCGGCGGCGCGCCCGGCCTGGATGTCGCGCTCGGCGTCACCGAGGTACCAGCAGCGCTCGGGGGCGACCCCGAGCAGCTCACAGGCATGGAACAGAGGACGCGGGTGCGGCTTGGGGGTGGGGGTGGTGTCGCCGCAGACCACGCAGGCGGCGCGCTCGGCATAGCCGATACGCTCGAGCAGCGGTCGGGTGAGATAGCCCGGCTTGTTGGTGACGATTCCCCAGGGGATGGCGCGCGCCTCCAGCGTGGTGACCAGCTCGGCCATCCCCGGGAAGGGCGCGGTGTCGCGCACCAGCGCCTTGGCATAACAGTCGAGGAAGGCGCGGCGCAGTGGCTCGTAGTCGCTGTCCCCGGGGCGCAGCCCGAAGCCGACCTCAAGCATGCCGCGCCCGCCGTGGGAGACGAAGGGGCGGATCTCGGCCAGTGGTAGCGGCGCCCGGTCGTGGGCCGCGCGCAGTCGGTTGAGCGCGGCGGCCATGTCCGGGGCGGTGTCGGCGAAGGTGCCGTCGAGATCGAACAGCACCGCGGCGTCACGCGCCGGCTCAGGCGTCGGCATCGTCACGCACGCAGCTCATCAGGTAGTTGACGCTGAGGTCGCCGGTGCTGAGCTGATAGGTCTTGGTCAGCGGGTTGTAGGTCATGCCGCTGAGGTCGGTGGTGCGCAGCGCGGTGCGGCGTACCCAGGCGTCGAGTTCGGAGGGGCGGATGAAGCGCGCGTAGTCGTGGGTGCCGCGCGGCAGCATGCCCATCACGTACTCGGCGCCGACGATCGCCAGCAGATAGGCCTTGGGGGTGCGGTTGAGGGTGGAGAAGAACACCTTGCCGCCGGGGCGTACCAGCCGCGCACAGGCGTCGATCACCGAGGCTGGCTCGGGGACGTGCTCGAGCATCTCCATGCAGGTGACCACATCGAAGCTCGCCGGGCGTTCGGCGGCCAGGGTCTCGACCGGTACCTGACGGTAGTCGACCTCGACCCCGGTCTCGAGGGTATGGAGATCGGCCACGCGCAGCGGCATCGCGCCCATGTCGATGCCGGTGACCTTGGCGCCGCGTAGCGCCATGCTCTCGGAGAGGATGCCGCCGCCGCAGCCGACGTCGAGTACTTCCTTGTCCGCCAGTCCGCCGGCGCCGCGTTCGATGTAGTCGAGACGCAGCGGGTTGATGTCGTGCAGGGGCTTGAACTCGCTGTCGGGATCCCACCAGCGCGAGGC
Coding sequences within:
- a CDS encoding SDR family NAD(P)-dependent oxidoreductase, encoding MEQQNQPLQDRVILVTGALEGIGRAVAMAAAEAGATVVLSAIDEHELDPVYDAIEAAGHPQPAILPIDPEAATADDYIAVANILGDTFGRLDGLAHCAAFTPYLSRIDDYDAEDWERVLKVNLTAPFMLTQACLPLLRAAPDPSVVFTSDRVGQTGKAYWGAFAAAKFGLEGLMQVLAEETSEAGQIRVNSIDPGVVRCTMRATLYPGEDPMQHPAPESVVEPYLRLLGPAGRGINGQRIQAQPTA
- a CDS encoding squalene/phytoene synthase family protein, which translates into the protein MSVTTAETAWRFPNDATPLGSARYYALRFAPAARRDALALLVLWHARLRAIPEAVSEARIGAAKLDWWREEIERCASGAPTHPLGTPLAALIAEQALPLEPFIEVIAHQDARLAAPCPPHFEALAAHAETDLGALFELLARCEGERSPASLREARALGAYCRLIAGIRDGGWWWRRGQLDFISADLLPSDQGQLPERLPTLLATTAARAEQLRAEAQRGTCRARSVRIRARLARVLAAELAASDYAVVDQRIALPPLRKLWHAWREQRR
- a CDS encoding HAD family hydrolase, with translation MPTPEPARDAAVLFDLDGTFADTAPDMAAALNRLRAAHDRAPLPLAEIRPFVSHGGRGMLEVGFGLRPGDSDYEPLRRAFLDCYAKALVRDTAPFPGMAELVTTLEARAIPWGIVTNKPGYLTRPLLERIGYAERAACVVCGDTTPTPKPHPRPLFHACELLGVAPERCWYLGDAERDIQAGRAAGMGTLVALFGYLGAHDNPDGWGAHGAIDHPLALLDWLPGTPT
- the ubiG gene encoding bifunctional 2-polyprenyl-6-hydroxyphenol methylase/3-demethylubiquinol 3-O-methyltransferase UbiG, with translation MTDTIHNVDQAEISKFEELASRWWDPDSEFKPLHDINPLRLDYIERGAGGLADKEVLDVGCGGGILSESMALRGAKVTGIDMGAMPLRVADLHTLETGVEVDYRQVPVETLAAERPASFDVVTCMEMLEHVPEPASVIDACARLVRPGGKVFFSTLNRTPKAYLLAIVGAEYVMGMLPRGTHDYARFIRPSELDAWVRRTALRTTDLSGMTYNPLTKTYQLSTGDLSVNYLMSCVRDDADA